From Diospyros lotus cultivar Yz01 chromosome 4, ASM1463336v1, whole genome shotgun sequence, a single genomic window includes:
- the LOC127799848 gene encoding uncharacterized protein LOC127799848, whose translation MLAGLMRVVDTLVTNQARQPQVPQEVEGSGRDPLDAPTAPVVAADTGSQLLKEFMAFRPPAFHGGTDAAAAENWMLSIEKHLRSIGCADDRRVRLSTFMFRGDAERWWETARTNTVAQYEAEFTALSRYAPELVSTEARKAAKFQRGLRADIRHAFGGALSMDYATVVQRAYTIERDRNEWRATQVAKKGTGTSQGSSNNNKKRKWTAGQGNKTENNPQCGQCGRKHGGPCLAGKNVCYQCGQEGHRKKDCPRNQAALPAPEVTCYRCRQTGHTANRCTQPPQNRGQQANQRPPAVRGPGAPIPAVPVAQHPQPADRQVQGRVYALTTAEAEQGDRTIQGILSLYGYDVRALFDTGSTHSFIALRTVCYVPHSRISLPYHLIVSTPGDKIMIAREMFENCEIEVHDKKLVGDLVILDVKDFDLILGMDWLSRHYARVDCRRKIIDFELPQQPVLIYRGVKPMATIPIISVMKVEKLMRDGCEAYLAFVTTDEGRKKKLSEVPVVRDFQEVFPDELPGLPPRRGSEFTIELLPGTQPTSKAPYRMAPNELKELKAQLEELMEKGFIRPSSSPWGAPVLFVRKKDGSLRLCIDYRQLNQVTVKNKYPLPRVDDLLDQLKGAEVFSKIDLRSGYHQVRVKDEDIQKTAFRTRYGHYEFVVMPFGLTNAPAVFMELMNRVLREYLDRFIIVFIDDILVYSPNVEEHTEHLTLVLQRLKEEQLYAKFSKCEF comes from the exons ATGTTGGCAGGTTTGATGAGGGTAGTCGATACCCTTGTGACGAATCAGGCGAGACAGCCACAAGTACCACAAGAAGTAGAAGGCAGTGGAAGAGATCCGCTAGACGCCCCAACAGCTCCAGTTGTGGCGGCAGACACTGGGAGCCAATTATTGAAGGAATTCATGGCGTTTCGACCGCCGGCATTCCATGGAGGTACGGATGCAGCAGCGGCAGAGAACTGGATGctatcaatagagaagcatcttCGATCTATCGGTTGTGCAGATGATCGACGAGTGCGACTTAGCACGTTCATGTTCAGAGGCGAcgccgagagatggtgggagactgccc GTACTAACACGGTGGCTCAGTAcgaggcagagtttacagccttgtCTCGATATGCTCCGGAAttggtgtccactgaagcaaGGAAGGCAGCCAAGTTCCAAAGAGGATTGCGTGCAGACATTcgacatgcttttggaggagctctgaGCATGGATTATGCCACAGTAGTCCAGCGAGCGTATACTATCGAGCGGGATCGCAACGAGTGGAGAGCAACACAAGTAGCCAAGAAGGGCACAGGTACATCTCAAGGatcgtccaataataataagaaaaggaAGTGGACAGCCGGACAAGGGAATAAGACAGAGAATAACCCACAGTGTGGTCAGTGTGGGAGGAAGCACGGGGGACCGTGCCTAGCTGGAAAGAATGTATGTTACCAGTGTGGACAAGAAGGACATAGGAAGAAAGATTGCCCGAGGAATCAAGCAGCGCTCCCAGCACCGGAGGTAACTTGTTATAGGTGTAGACAGACAGGACATACGGCTAACAGGTGTACCCAACCACCCCAGAATAGAGGCCAACAGGcgaatcagaggccaccagcagTTAGAGGGCCAGGAGCACCTATACCTGCAGTaccagtagctcagcatccacagcccgcagatagacaggtgcagggtagagtttatgctcttaccacagctgaggcagagcagggcgacaggactatccaaggtattttATCCTTATATGGTTatgatgtgcgtgcattatttgatactggttccacacattcttttattgcactgcgcacagtatgttatgttccccattcccgGATTTCTTTGCCATAtcacttgattgtgtctacgccgggagataagattatgatagctagagaaatgtttgagaattgtgagatcgaggttCATGATAAAAAGCTAGtgggagatttggtaattctcgatgttaaggatttcgatttgatccttggcatggattggttatcacggcattatgcaagagtcgatTGTAGGCGAAAGATTATTGACTTCGAACTACCTCAACAACCGGTTCTTATTTACAGAGGAGTTAAGCCTATGGCTACGATTCCTATAATCTCAGTGATGAAAGTCGAGAAGCTGATGcgtgatggatgtgaagcttatttagcctttgtaaccactgacgagggaagaaagaaaaagttatcagaggtaccagtagtacgagatttccaagaagttttccctgatgagctaccaggattacctcctcggagaggatcGGAATTTACTATTGAGTTACTACCTGGTACACAGCCTacctctaaggctccatatcggatggcacctaatgagctaaaggaattgaaggcccaattagaagaattaatgGAGAAGGGTTTTATtcgacccagttcatccccgtggggcgcaccagtattgttcgtgagaaagaaagatggatctttgaggttaTGTATTGACTATCGCCAATTGAACCAGGTaacagtgaagaataagtatcccttacctcgagtggatgacttgttagatcagtTGAAAGGAGCtgaggtattctcgaagatagatttgagatcgggataccatcaAGTGCGAGTTAAAGACGAGGATATTCAGAAaactgctttcaggactcgctatggacactacgagttcgTGGTGATGCCgtttgggttgacgaatgccccagctgttttcatggagttaatgaatcgagttctacgtgagtacctagatcgattcattattgtcttcattgACGATATTCTAGTAtactcacctaatgtggaggagcatacgGAGCATCTTACACTAGTTTTGCAGAGGCTTAAAGAGGAGCAACTatacgccaagttcagcaagtgtgagttt
- the LOC127799849 gene encoding probable leucine-rich repeat receptor-like protein kinase At1g35710 — translation MSYSQAISSLSMHLAAAMALLVLASSSCSTTASLSNDEAAALLRWKASLQNQSQSLLPSWDVGSNQSYCNWTGIACDNTSSVAYIILNNVGLTGTLLSFSFSSFPHLVRFELHNNSFYGSVPAQIGNLSRLYYIDFSKNHFTGKVPSELGSLRNLQCLYLSDNKLSGTIPQELGMSTLVWDLQLSGNNLTGPIPTSILNLTNLTNLYLFSNQLSGPIPQQLGLLRSLKKLRLPLNNLVGSIPHSLGNLSSLTELVLFNNRLSGPIPSELANLTHLQAFLINNNKLTGHLPQNLCLDGSLTTLGASKNNLTGNIPKSLRNCNSLIRVRLENNRLEGNLQEEFGVLPSLDYMDLSYNRFRGKLSEKWGLSKNLTKLVISNNQLTGNIPPDLAAATKLHFLDLSSNHLVGEIPKNLRESGLLFHLNLSNNELSGNIPTEIFGTQSRLQNLDLAANNLTGSIPREIANCENLQNLNLGENRLAGGIPFEIEKLQFLQSLDLGDNNLMGEILSQLGKMPRLEKLNLSHNMLSGSIPSSFGDQPTSLISIDISYNNLKGPLPNTKAFVDVPYEAYRGNNGLCGNQKGLIPCSSPEVRTKTKLVLLVVVPLVGTLFLSLIVVGIFQFLSKRVILKAENEIQVVQNENLFEIWSYDGKIVYENIIEATEDFNEKYCI, via the coding sequence ATGTCATATTCCCAAGCAATTAGTTCACTTTCCATGCATCTTGCGGCCGCCATGGCTCTTCTTGTATTGGCCTCCTCTTCCTGTTCAACTACTGCTTCTCTGTCCAATGATGAAGCAGCGGCTCTGTTGAGATGGAAAGCCAGCCTTCAAAACCAAAGTCAATCTCTGCTTCCATCATGGGACGTTGGAAGCAACCAGTCTTATTGTAATTGGACTGGAATTGCTTGCGACAACACTAGCAGCGTCGCCTACATTATCCTTAACAACGTAGGCTTGACAGGTACACTTCTCAGTTTTAGCTTCTCCTCCTTCCCCCATCTTGTCCGATTTGAGCTTCATAACAATTCATTCTACGGATCTGTTCCTGCACAGATTGGTAATCTTTCTAGACTCTATTATATTGACTTTTCCAAAAATCATTTTACTGGAAAAGTTCCATCAGAATTAGGGAGCTTACGAAACCTACAATGTCTCTATCTTTCTGACAACAAGCTTTCAGGAACAATTCCTCAAGAACTTGGGATGTCAACTTTGGTTTGGGATCTTCAGCTCTCAGGAAACAATCTCACAGGCCCAATTCCaacttcaattttgaatttaaccAACTTAACTAATCTATACCTTTTCAGTAACCAACTTTCCGGACCAATCCCTCAACAACTTGGCTTATTAAGGTCTTTAAAGAAGCTCCGTTTGCCATTGAACAATCTTGTGGGTTCAATCCCTCATTCGTTAGGAAATTTGAGTTCCCTTACTGAACTGGTCTTGTTCAATAATAGACTTAGTGGCCCTATTCCTTCAGAATTAGCAAACCTTACACATTTACAGGCATTCTTAATAAACAATAACAAGCTCACTGGTCATCTACCTCAAAATCTATGCCTAGATGGATCACTCACAACACTTGGTGCATCAAAGAACAATTTAACAGGCAACATCCCCAAAAGCTTGCGAAACTGCAATAGCTTGATTCGAGTTAGGCTTGAGAACAACCGATTAGAGGGTAATTTGCAGGAGGAGTTTGGTGTACTACCAAGCTTGGATTACATGGATTTGAGTTATAATCGTTTCAGAGGCAAGCTTTCTGAAAAATGGGGGCTGTCCAAGAATTTGACTAAGCTAGTGATCTCCAATAATCAACTCACTGGAAACATACCGCCAGACCTTGCCGCAGCAACTAAGTTACACTTTCTTGACCTCTCTTCAAACCATCTAGTAGGGGAGATCCCAAAGAATTTGAGGGAATCGGGCTTACTATTCCACCTTAATTTGAGTAATAACGAGCTTTCAGGCAATATCCCAACAGAAATATTTGGTACCCAATCCAGGTTACAAAACCTTGATCTAGCAGCAAACAACCTTACTGGTTCAATTCCAAGGGAGATAGCAAACTGTGAAAACTTACAAAACTTGAATTTGGGTGAGAATCGACTCGCAGGTGGTATTCcttttgagatagaaaaattacaatttctTCAAAGCCTTGATCTTGGGGACAACAATTTAATGGGTGAAATACTATCTCAGCTTGGGAAAATGCCAAGGTTGGAGAAATTGAATCTCTCCCACAACATGCTTTCTGGTTCCATCCCTTCCTCTTTTGGTGATCAGCCAACAAGTTTGATATCTATTGATATATCTTACAATAACTTAAAAGGTCCTCTGCCAAACACCAAGGCTTTTGTAGATGTTCCATATGAAGCATACAGAGGTAACAACGGTTTGTGTGGCAATCAGAAGGGTTTGATACCCTGCTCATCACCTGAAGTGAGGACAAAAACCAAACTTGTTCTTCTTGTGGTAGTTCCTCTGGTAGGGACTCTATTTCTTTCACTTATAGTTGTTGGGATCTTTCAATTTTTGAGCAAAAGAGTAATATTGAAAGCAGAAAATGAGATCCAAGTTgtacaaaatgaaaatttatttgaaatatggaGCTATGATGGGAAAATAGTGTATGAAAACATCATAGAAGCAACAGAGGACTTCAATGAGAAATATTGCATCTGA
- the LOC127799850 gene encoding MDIS1-interacting receptor like kinase 2-like codes for MALSEIRALRETQHRNIIKLYGFCSDSRHSFLVYEFLEGGSLENKLRNEEEALRFDWHKRMNTIKGVASGLCYMHHECSCSVIHRDISSKNILFDSECVAHISDFGTARLLNLHSSNWTSFAGTFGYAAPELAYTMEVNAKLDVYSFGILTLEVLMGKNQCDLISSLSSSCSSSFSSLPSTFYGILLKDVLDNRLPPPEDQVVEEIVITTKLALACVNTDPHLRPSMKQVSVELSKLRPFSESSFHTITLGQLLDINCI; via the exons ATGGCACT GAGTGAGATTCGTGCACTAAGAGAGACACAACATCGTAACATCATAAAACTTTATGGTTTTTGTTCAGATTCACGtcattcatttttagtttatgAGTTCTTAGAAGGAGGTAGCTTGGAGAATAAACTTAGGAATGAGGAAGAAGCATTGAGGTTTGACTGGCACAAACGGATGAATACTATCAAAGGTGTAGCGAGTGGTTTGTGTTATATGCACCATGAATGTTCATGCTCAGTCATCCATAGAGATATATCAAGTAAGAATATTTTGTTTGATTCAGAATGTGTTGCTCACATATCTGATTTTGGCACTGCTAGACTCTTAAACCTCCACTCCTCCAATTGGACTTCATTTGCTGGGACCTTTGGATATGCTGCTCCAG AACTTGCTTATACAATGGAAGTGAATGCAAAGTTGGATGTTTATAGTTTTGGGATTTTAACATTAGAGGTGTTAATGGGAAAAAACCAATGTGATCTTATCTCATCTCTTTCCTCTTCGTGTTCCTCGTCTTTCTCATCATTGCCTTCTACTTTCTATGGCATATTATTGAAAGATGTACTAGACAATCGCCTCCCACCACCAGAGGATCAAGTAGTAGAGGAAATTGTGATTACCACAAAGTTAGCACTTGCTTGTGTTAACACCGATCCACATCTTCGACCATCTATGAAGCAAGTTTCTGTGGAGCTATCAAAACTGAGGCCATTTTCAGAGAGTTCATTCCACACAATTACTTTAGGTCAACTCCTTGATATCAACTGTATTTAG